The Poseidonibacter antarcticus genome includes a region encoding these proteins:
- the uvrC gene encoding excinuclease ABC subunit UvrC, which translates to MQLEEKLKQLPNDAGVYQYFDKDGKLLYIGKAKVLKNRVKSYFKFTPKLLPADKLGPRIYKMISEAFSIEWIVVPNEHDALILENSLIKQLKPKYNILLRDDKTYPYIYIDYSELYPRLEITRKVYKNKNIKYFGPYSTGSRDMLDSIYEIVPLVQKKSCIKGKQACLFHQIKRCHAPCEGKISTGDYAKIVETAIDYIYNKSKLISKLQEKMMEYSEDFRFEEAMKLRDRIKTIEKSQIKSGMDLATNENLDVFAIKAAKQKAVIVRMFIRDGKLTSSSYDFIKVNFLEDETNIDLDEAYKRAIVNYYDNEIPVLPKEVLTAIEIEDKESIEEFLYTKFEKKIKLVNPKIDKKKNLVQVALNNCDELLRIDSSRNQNTIYKELQKLFNLQILPLRVESFDNSHMMGQATVGAMVVWNEEINAFDKKDFRHYNLESKDEYSQMREMLMRRVDSFEKNPAPDLWILDGGSTLLKLAYDIINSTGVNLDIIAIAKEKVDAKAHRAKGAAKDIVHYKDEKGEYRALKLETSDQRLQFVQRQRDEAHRFVINFHKKQKRKEDKQISLLQIKGIGEAKVKKLLLYFGEFEKIRNASFEDLKDVLNEKDATLISDYFKENLH; encoded by the coding sequence ATGCAATTAGAAGAAAAACTCAAACAATTACCAAATGATGCTGGTGTATATCAATACTTTGATAAAGATGGCAAATTACTATATATTGGAAAAGCTAAGGTACTGAAAAATAGGGTTAAATCTTATTTTAAATTTACTCCAAAATTATTACCAGCTGATAAATTAGGTCCTAGAATTTACAAGATGATAAGTGAAGCATTTAGTATTGAGTGGATTGTCGTACCAAATGAACATGATGCTTTGATTTTAGAAAATTCTCTTATAAAACAACTAAAACCAAAATACAATATTTTACTTCGAGATGATAAAACATATCCATATATTTATATTGATTACTCTGAACTTTATCCACGACTTGAGATTACACGAAAAGTATATAAAAATAAAAATATCAAATACTTTGGTCCCTACTCTACTGGTTCAAGAGATATGCTTGATAGTATTTATGAAATAGTTCCTCTAGTTCAAAAAAAATCTTGTATCAAAGGCAAGCAAGCTTGTCTTTTCCATCAAATAAAAAGATGTCATGCACCTTGTGAGGGTAAAATATCAACAGGTGATTACGCAAAGATAGTTGAAACTGCTATTGATTATATCTATAATAAATCAAAGCTAATATCAAAACTTCAAGAAAAAATGATGGAGTATTCAGAAGACTTTAGATTTGAAGAGGCTATGAAATTAAGAGATAGAATAAAAACTATAGAAAAATCTCAAATAAAATCTGGAATGGATTTAGCTACAAATGAAAACCTAGATGTATTTGCAATAAAAGCTGCAAAACAAAAAGCGGTAATCGTTCGTATGTTTATACGAGATGGAAAATTAACATCATCTTCTTATGATTTTATAAAAGTAAATTTTTTAGAAGATGAAACAAATATTGATTTGGATGAAGCATATAAAAGAGCAATTGTAAACTACTATGACAATGAAATTCCTGTACTTCCAAAAGAAGTTTTAACAGCTATTGAAATAGAAGACAAAGAGAGTATTGAAGAGTTTTTATATACAAAATTTGAGAAAAAAATCAAACTTGTAAATCCAAAAATAGACAAGAAAAAGAATTTAGTTCAAGTTGCACTTAATAACTGTGATGAACTTCTTAGAATTGATTCTTCAAGAAATCAAAATACTATTTATAAAGAGCTTCAAAAGCTATTTAATCTTCAAATACTACCTTTAAGAGTAGAATCGTTTGATAACTCACATATGATGGGACAAGCAACTGTAGGTGCTATGGTTGTATGGAATGAAGAAATAAATGCTTTTGATAAAAAAGACTTTAGACATTATAATCTTGAATCAAAAGATGAATACTCACAAATGAGAGAAATGCTTATGAGAAGAGTTGATAGCTTTGAGAAAAATCCAGCACCTGATCTTTGGATTTTAGATGGTGGGTCAACTCTTTTAAAATTAGCCTACGATATTATTAATTCAACTGGTGTAAATCTTGATATTATTGCAATTGCAAAAGAAAAAGTAGATGCTAAAGCACATAGAGCAAAAGGTGCAGCAAAAGATATTGTTCACTATAAAGATGAAAAAGGTGAATATAGAGCTTTAAAGCTTGAAACTAGTGATCAAAGATTACAGTTTGTTCAAAGACAAAGAGATGAAGCTCATAGATTTGTAATAAATTTTCATAAAAAACAAAAAAGAAAAGAAGATAAGCAAATTTCATTATTACAAATCAAAGGAATTGGGGAAGCGAAGGTTAAAAAACTTCTTTTATATTTTGGAGAATTTGAAAAAATTAGAAATGCAAGTTTTGAAGATTTAAAAGACGTACTAAATGAAAAAGATGCGACTTTAATATCTGATTATTTTAAAGAAAATTTACATTAA
- a CDS encoding tetratricopeptide repeat protein: MKKSILTIFIFTNLLNSTNLRNYNQSDINQLEKTYQLAKLYSSKKTKKYNIKKAYNLLVDNVNKNHAKSQLLIGRFFLVGAAVDVDYEKALYYFKEASKQREYDANCYIAYMYASGKGVFPNFGRAHIFAQKEYKKGNKLCKKVWKDYNLEKYPKDKGWNIGNYNKPIE; encoded by the coding sequence ATGAAAAAATCAATTCTAACAATATTTATTTTCACAAACCTTTTAAATTCAACAAATTTAAGAAATTATAATCAATCAGATATTAATCAACTAGAAAAAACATATCAACTTGCAAAATTATACTCTTCAAAAAAGACAAAAAAATATAATATAAAAAAGGCATATAATCTTTTAGTAGATAATGTAAATAAAAATCATGCAAAATCACAATTATTAATTGGAAGATTTTTTTTAGTAGGTGCTGCTGTTGATGTGGACTATGAAAAAGCCTTATATTATTTTAAAGAAGCTTCAAAACAAAGAGAATATGATGCAAACTGTTATATAGCTTATATGTATGCAAGTGGAAAAGGTGTTTTCCCTAATTTTGGAAGAGCACATATTTTTGCACAAAAGGAGTATAAGAAAGGTAATAAACTTTGTAAAAAAGTTTGGAAAGATTATAATTTAGAGAAATATCCAAAAGATAAAGGTTGGAATATTGGAAATTATAATAAGCCTATAGAATAA
- a CDS encoding methyl-accepting chemotaxis protein, with protein MNFINNLAIKKKLLLLISLPLLGLLIFSITQNISIYKEIKEADKIEIGIRFIKTISELLHETQKERGYTAGFIGSGGKNFTNDLLTQRKDTNSKIKQFLNEKNNMKNFFPSESLNQNIELIQKKLENINIIRKKVDNSKIKVSNAILYYTNINSLLLEDVVLISKLTDNARLSQEITAYSNFLLSKERAGIERAIGTNTLSRDSFAKGMREKLDKLISEQNSYMDSFKYYASANSIKYYENTVKGKEVDEVNRIRKTLQGAILKQKIIASIAEYIGYGGIIHNFKNFLIRGEDIYKNSVKEQYVELIKLLNKYKSTPDLKEEELRLVDIIEKTFTTYHNNLAIIEKGLSSNMDIRSLDKTIQVNDRPAMVALYRLSINLFGDDATYWFSQITKKINLLKKVDDYLSNELLDNVSELESSLYTTFITTLVFTIIALLIVFAMATYITRNITSSLDTFKNGLSDFFKYTLREKKTITLMNIKTKDEFGQMSEDINKQIERTSKLMEQDKIVVAEIDDVIKKVRNGFFCYTIKSHAATQEVEVLRNNINDMLIDVKTKFDMINELLDAYASGDYKYSLVEKDVNEMGGDMGSLVTSTILLGSNISQLVAMISNSGNELSTSTNILSDGSRKLSNSSTNQASSIEETAASLEEITATIKSNNENIVVMTSLSDELNNSSNTGKELASLTSSSMEEINDKVSAINDAIEVIDQIAFQTNILSLNAAVEAATAGEAGKGFSVVAAEVRNLANRSAEAAKDIKKLVEDASSKSKQGKEISSKMIDGYTKLSEKIIETKKIIDDVSLSSKEQETGIIQINAAINDLDNVTQENAQTASSIDSLSFKVKDLSKRLLEITKSANIDDKILKQVCDVELINDIAKYKNDHINFKDNNFKKLDTFESWNVEDCHSCNLGKWIDSCEDNSKIFVNTLAWNELKLEHEKVHKSVQNYIDANANREDNSILANLSINIESSTRGVFNNLDNVLIENCKLINK; from the coding sequence ATGAATTTTATTAATAATTTGGCAATTAAGAAGAAGTTATTATTACTTATTTCTTTACCATTATTGGGACTGTTAATTTTTTCAATTACTCAAAATATTTCTATTTATAAAGAGATAAAAGAAGCAGATAAGATAGAAATAGGGATTCGTTTTATAAAAACAATTTCAGAATTATTACATGAAACGCAAAAAGAAAGAGGTTATACTGCTGGTTTTATTGGTAGTGGAGGTAAAAATTTTACAAATGACTTACTTACTCAAAGAAAAGATACTAATTCCAAAATAAAACAATTTTTAAATGAAAAAAATAATATGAAGAATTTTTTTCCCTCAGAATCATTAAATCAAAATATTGAACTTATACAAAAAAAATTAGAAAATATTAATATTATTAGAAAAAAAGTAGATAATAGTAAGATAAAAGTATCTAATGCAATTTTATATTATACAAATATTAATTCTTTATTATTAGAAGATGTTGTACTTATTTCAAAATTAACTGATAATGCTCGCTTATCTCAAGAAATTACTGCTTATTCAAATTTCTTACTTTCAAAAGAAAGAGCAGGAATTGAAAGAGCAATTGGAACAAATACATTAAGTAGAGATTCTTTTGCTAAAGGAATGAGAGAAAAACTTGATAAATTAATTTCTGAACAAAATTCATATATGGATTCTTTTAAGTATTATGCTTCAGCTAATTCTATTAAATATTATGAAAACACTGTAAAAGGAAAAGAAGTTGATGAAGTTAATCGAATTAGAAAAACTTTACAAGGTGCTATTCTTAAACAAAAAATAATTGCATCAATTGCTGAGTATATTGGCTATGGTGGAATAATTCATAATTTCAAAAACTTTCTTATTAGAGGTGAAGATATATATAAAAATAGTGTAAAAGAACAATATGTTGAATTAATTAAGCTATTAAATAAGTATAAAAGTACACCTGATTTAAAAGAAGAAGAATTAAGATTAGTAGATATTATTGAAAAAACTTTTACTACGTATCATAATAATTTAGCTATTATTGAAAAAGGTCTATCTTCAAATATGGATATTAGAAGTTTAGATAAAACAATACAAGTAAATGATAGACCAGCAATGGTTGCATTATATAGATTAAGTATTAATTTATTTGGTGATGATGCTACGTATTGGTTCTCTCAAATTACAAAAAAAATTAATTTATTAAAAAAAGTTGATGATTATTTATCTAATGAATTATTAGATAATGTAAGTGAATTAGAATCATCATTATATACAACTTTTATAACAACACTTGTTTTTACAATAATTGCATTATTAATTGTATTTGCAATGGCAACATATATTACTAGAAATATAACATCTTCATTAGATACTTTCAAAAATGGTTTATCTGATTTCTTTAAATATACATTGAGAGAAAAAAAGACTATTACTTTAATGAACATAAAAACCAAAGATGAATTTGGACAAATGTCAGAGGATATTAATAAACAAATTGAGAGAACTTCTAAGTTAATGGAACAAGATAAAATTGTTGTTGCAGAAATTGATGATGTTATTAAAAAAGTTAGAAATGGTTTTTTCTGTTATACTATAAAATCTCATGCAGCAACACAAGAAGTAGAAGTATTAAGAAATAATATTAATGATATGCTAATTGATGTAAAAACTAAATTTGATATGATAAATGAATTACTTGATGCCTATGCTAGTGGTGATTATAAATATTCATTAGTTGAAAAAGATGTAAATGAAATGGGTGGAGATATGGGATCACTTGTTACTTCAACTATACTTTTAGGTTCAAATATTTCACAATTAGTAGCTATGATTTCAAATTCTGGTAATGAATTATCAACATCTACAAATATTTTATCAGATGGTTCTAGAAAACTATCAAATTCTTCAACAAATCAAGCATCTTCAATAGAGGAAACTGCAGCTTCGCTTGAAGAAATCACAGCTACAATTAAATCTAATAATGAGAATATTGTTGTAATGACTTCCTTATCTGATGAGTTAAATAATTCATCTAATACAGGAAAAGAATTAGCTTCATTAACATCTTCTTCTATGGAAGAGATTAATGATAAAGTATCAGCTATTAATGATGCAATTGAAGTAATTGATCAAATAGCTTTTCAAACAAATATTCTTTCATTGAATGCAGCAGTTGAAGCTGCAACTGCAGGTGAAGCAGGAAAAGGATTCTCTGTTGTTGCTGCAGAAGTAAGAAATCTTGCAAATAGATCAGCAGAAGCTGCTAAAGATATTAAAAAACTAGTTGAAGATGCAAGTAGTAAATCTAAACAAGGTAAAGAAATATCTTCAAAAATGATAGATGGTTATACTAAATTAAGTGAAAAAATTATTGAAACTAAAAAAATAATAGATGATGTTTCCTTATCAAGTAAAGAACAAGAAACAGGAATAATACAAATTAATGCAGCTATTAATGATTTAGATAATGTAACTCAAGAAAATGCACAAACTGCATCTTCTATTGATAGCTTATCTTTTAAAGTAAAAGATTTATCAAAAAGGTTATTAGAAATTACTAAAAGTGCTAATATCGATGATAAGATATTGAAACAAGTTTGTGATGTTGAATTAATTAATGATATTGCTAAGTATAAAAATGATCATATTAATTTTAAAGATAATAACTTTAAAAAATTAGATACTTTTGAATCTTGGAATGTTGAAGATTGTCATTCTTGTAACTTAGGTAAGTGGATTGATTCTTGCGAAGATAATTCTAAAATATTTGTAAATACTTTAGCTTGGAATGAATTAAAGTTAGAACATGAAAAAGTGCATAAAAGTGTACAAAATTATATTGATGCAAATGCTAATAGAGAAGATAATAGTATTTTAGCTAACTTATCTATAAATATTGAATCTTCAACAAGAGGTGTATTCAATAACCTTGATAATGTACTTATTGAAAATTGTAAGTTAATAAATAAATAA
- a CDS encoding competence/damage-inducible protein A — protein MNDKKINFYSVIIGTELLNGRRNDAHFSFLNNELLKRGWEHKASFVIEDDTTLMHNIFNLIKADENSVMFCFGGIGSTPDDYTRVSAAKAFTNNQMEFNEVAKELIINEFKEEAYPHRINMAYLPINAKLLKNVVNNVPGFYLEDRFFFTPGFPSMSQSMVIEALDKYYLKSKAKYRVTLTASCSENDLIDIMLKIPKNIDLSSLPKIIDNKRNVVISLASYDKNELDRNFEFFTKYLIDNKIEYLLDDISYK, from the coding sequence ATGAATGATAAAAAAATAAATTTTTACAGTGTTATTATTGGAACTGAATTATTAAATGGGCGTCGTAATGATGCCCATTTTTCTTTTCTAAACAATGAACTTCTTAAACGTGGATGGGAACATAAAGCCTCTTTTGTTATAGAAGATGATACTACACTTATGCATAATATTTTTAATCTTATTAAAGCTGATGAAAACTCTGTAATGTTTTGTTTTGGTGGTATTGGTTCTACCCCTGATGATTATACAAGAGTATCTGCTGCAAAAGCTTTTACAAATAATCAAATGGAATTTAATGAAGTTGCAAAAGAATTGATTATAAATGAATTTAAAGAAGAAGCATATCCTCACAGAATTAATATGGCGTATCTACCAATAAATGCAAAGCTATTAAAAAATGTTGTAAATAATGTACCAGGATTTTATTTAGAAGATAGATTTTTCTTCACACCAGGATTTCCTTCTATGAGTCAATCAATGGTTATTGAAGCGTTAGATAAATATTATTTAAAATCAAAAGCAAAATATAGAGTTACATTAACTGCTTCTTGTAGTGAAAATGATTTGATTGATATAATGTTGAAAATCCCTAAAAATATAGATTTATCATCATTACCTAAAATTATTGATAATAAAAGAAATGTTGTAATTTCACTTGCAAGTTATGATAAAAATGAACTTGATCGTAACTTTGAATTTTTTACAAAATATTTAATTGATAATAAAATAGAATATTTATTAGATGATATAAGTTATAAATAA
- a CDS encoding adenylate kinase, with product MKKLFLIIGAPGSGKTTDAELIAANHNTITHYSTGDMFRAEVASGSERGALIDSYVSKGNLVPIEIVIETIVGAIKNAPTDVVVIDGYPRSGEQMTELDKYLETEPEVTLVSVIEVAVSRETAFQRVLGRAADAEVVRADDNEEVFLNRMKLFTDPLADIQAFYTEKNLLKQISGEGTIEAIVAEMDAFIQSKI from the coding sequence ATGAAAAAACTATTCTTAATTATTGGAGCACCAGGTTCAGGAAAAACTACTGATGCTGAATTAATTGCTGCTAATCACAATACAATTACACACTATTCAACAGGAGATATGTTTAGAGCAGAAGTTGCTAGTGGAAGTGAAAGAGGAGCTTTAATAGATTCTTATGTTTCTAAAGGAAACTTAGTTCCAATTGAAATCGTAATTGAAACAATTGTTGGAGCAATTAAAAATGCACCTACTGATGTTGTTGTAATTGATGGATACCCAAGATCAGGTGAGCAAATGACTGAACTTGATAAATACTTAGAAACAGAACCTGAAGTTACTTTAGTAAGTGTTATTGAAGTTGCAGTATCAAGAGAAACTGCATTCCAAAGAGTATTAGGACGTGCAGCTGATGCGGAAGTTGTTAGAGCTGATGATAATGAAGAAGTATTCTTAAATAGAATGAAATTATTTACAGATCCTTTAGCTGATATTCAAGCATTTTATACAGAAAAAAATCTTTTAAAACAAATTTCTGGTGAAGGTACAATTGAAGCAATTGTTGCAGAAATGGATGCATTTATTCAATCTAAAATTTAA